The sequence TAAGCTCATGTTAATTATTGTGTTTTTTTAATTGTTCAACTTCGGTTTGTAGCAAGGCAACCTGGCCTTCCAGTACTTTCAGGCGGATTTCGTTTACCCGTGTTTGCGCTTCCTGTTGTGTTTTAACATCGTTGATGTCGCTTTTTAACTGGAAGTAAGTGGTCATTACCGATGCGACGATACTGGCTGTGCTCATGATCGTTACCACCAGGTTTTTTAGCGTGATGCCTTTTAGTTGCTGATGTTCTATACTGGTCATGGTTTTAAGAATAAGGTGCGCTCAGCGGCACGGCGTTTAACTAATGTATCGCACACTATTTTTTGACCGGTATGCGGATCGGTTATTTTATTCCATTCTGTCAGTTGATCTGCCGCGCCCTGGTAATCTTTTGCGTTTAGCTTTTCGAACAAGGTTTTGCCCGACGCGGTGCCGGTATTGTAGGTAAAGGAAACCAATGCATCGAATTGATTTTGCGTTAAAGGCACTTTAACCTTATGATTAACCGCATCGGTGTATGCCCCTAATGTGTTGCGCAGCAGGGCATCTGCCTGTTGCTCGTTAGCCAGTTTATCGGCCGGCTTTACAGCTTTACCATCATGATAACGGGTTGAACCGTAGCCGATGGTCCAAAAGCCTGCCGCATCGCGGTAGGCAGAGAGGCGTAAGCCTTCAAAATTTTTAATAATGGCTTCGCCATGATCGCTTAGTTGCATCATATTGTATTGGGGATTAAAAGCGTAAGAGATTTGATATAATTGATTGATTAAAACATGAAAGATGGTAGCGAGACTAAGGCCATCCTTTATATTCTTGATTGAGTTACGACTTGTAACTTGCCTAACAAATTATTGCAAGCCACAAATAAGTTATTAGCAGGATTGGGATCATAAGCTATACCATAGCTTGTGTTATATGTTATACCAATGCCATCTATTGTGCCAATCACGCCAAGTGTTGTATTATTTATTATATAAATACCGCCATCCCTTTGAATAGCTAAAAATCTATTATTTTGTGTAATGGGATCAAAAGCAATACTTGTAATTAAAAAACTGTTCCATATAGTGGTGCTTATTAGTGTATGAGTTATACTATTATAAGTAAAACAACGGCCGTCACTTCCTCCTACTATGTAATATTGCGGTAATATGGGATCATGGGCAATACAATAACCAGTATCAACTTGGAATGAACCTGTTATAGTGTCCGTTATTGTATTTATTATAAATGCTTTCCCATTAGTTCCACTGCCATATTTTAGCGCTATAGCTGTATTGTGAGACGCAACGGGATCAATACTAATCCCATTACCTCCCCCAATATTTATGGGGGTGTTCAACAAAACATATGTATTTGCATTGTAATTGTACAGCAGCCCATTGCCATCTAATACGTACATTTTTCCATTGGAAACAGATACAGCTGTCGCATTTGGAATGCCAGTGATTGTTGTTATCGTAGCAAATGTTGATCCGTTGATTACCTGAACAGTGCCATTTGTTGCATTGGGTACGTATATTCTATTTGTAGCTGAATCCCAACAAATGCGCTGTGCGTTAGTGCTGGTTGTTGTTTGTGGAGCACCAGTATAAACATATTTGTCCCCAATTGTAAATACATTACCGCCAACTTTGTAAAGTATGTTACCTTGTTTATATAAATGTGCCATACTTTATGCGTCTATTGATGCGGTTTTTTTCCAAATTGTAGAACTGTACTTT comes from Mucilaginibacter mali and encodes:
- a CDS encoding lysozyme; its protein translation is MMQLSDHGEAIIKNFEGLRLSAYRDAAGFWTIGYGSTRYHDGKAVKPADKLANEQQADALLRNTLGAYTDAVNHKVKVPLTQNQFDALVSFTYNTGTASGKTLFEKLNAKDYQGAADQLTEWNKITDPHTGQKIVCDTLVKRRAAERTLFLKP
- a CDS encoding YncE family protein yields the protein MAHLYKQGNILYKVGGNVFTIGDKYVYTGAPQTTTSTNAQRICWDSATNRIYVPNATNGTVQVINGSTFATITTITGIPNATAVSVSNGKMYVLDGNGLLYNYNANTYVLLNTPINIGGGNGISIDPVASHNTAIALKYGSGTNGKAFIINTITDTITGSFQVDTGYCIAHDPILPQYYIVGGSDGRCFTYNSITHTLISTTIWNSFLITSIAFDPITQNNRFLAIQRDGGIYIINNTTLGVIGTIDGIGITYNTSYGIAYDPNPANNLFVACNNLLGKLQVVTQSRI